The following are encoded together in the Misgurnus anguillicaudatus chromosome 14, ASM2758022v2, whole genome shotgun sequence genome:
- the LOC129428245 gene encoding myelin and lymphocyte protein, giving the protein MASNTGQMGYLPSGGAIFCTIPDIFYLPELIFGGLVWCLIASTYIIPYNPQAYVITVSLFCFVVTFLWMMIFACGAHRNRSSWAGADVAYHAFATLLYLSASVLIAYWCILYRDGNGDMGITSYKLDIAASVFCFVSTLVYFIHTIFSAIRWKSF; this is encoded by the exons ATGGCATCCAATACAGGGCAAATGGGTTACCTACCCAGCGGAGGTGCTATATTTTGCACCATACCCGACATCTTCTACCTGCCAGAACTT ATCTTTGGTGGGCTGGTATGGTGCCTTATAGCATCTACATATATCATTCCTTACAACCCCCAAGCATACGTGATCACTGTGTCACTTTTCTGTTTTGTCGTGACCTTCCTCTGGATGATGATATTTGCCTGTGGGGCGCACCGTAACAGAAGTTCTTGGGCAGGCGCG GATGTAGCATACCATGCTTTTGCGACTCTTCTGTATCTCAGTGCTTCTGTGCTTATAGCTTACTGGTGTATACTTTATAGAGATGGGAATGGAGACATGGGCATAACATCTTACAAGCTGGATATAGCTGCTTCG GTGTTTTGCTTTGTCAGCACTTTAGTGTATTTCATCCACACAATTTTCTCAGCCATCAGATGGAAATCTTTCTAA
- the pgap4 gene encoding post-GPI attachment to proteins factor 4 has protein sequence MSRWRTRTSKHFLWSSPVVQGLILCVVTFGVIMPICCHRLLYSYYFLNNFYLDSLSDAALQESIDRGQEALRFWQGVESSETLKDPEEMVSKEPDLLVTVVTARRSEGWDYHYLLQVTQRLMSLLKACGDKPCAKVILCDVESGPSLNEDVLLVEKHFQVVRRSPKERRKNREADNIFEREKRDYVFCLQKGWELIKPKNVVVLEDDALPMADFFPLVKNLLSRKFALNTLYIKLFHPERLQRYWNPEPYRILEWVGFGLFVATLLLITFSHCTPLSFTLSFSHLLFLTLYVMAVVELAGRHYLLEFRRLSPQLYAVSPATECCTPAMLFPGNASVRVAEYLGQAVCAQGNAKDMVLYKIARSTPGERAHSVEPNLIKHIGAFSSIRRNPPRPRII, from the coding sequence ATGTCTCGATGGAGAACCCGAACAAGCAAGCACTTTCTTTGGTCAAGCCCTGTAGTCCAAGGGCTGATTTTATGTGTAGTAACTTTTGGAGTGATAATGCCTATATGTTGCCATCGTTTATTGTACtcctattattttttaaataatttttatcttGATTCACTGAGTGATGCAGCACTACAAGAAAGCATTGACAGAGGGCAGGAAGCTCTGCGTTTCTGGCAGGGTGTGGAGTCTTCAGAAACCCTGAAGGACCCGGAGGAAATGGTGTCTAAGGAACCGGATCTCTTAGTCACTGTTGTGACAGCAAGAAGAAGTGAAGGGTGGGACTATCACTATTTGCTTCAGGTGACACAACGGCTAATGTCTCTTCTGAAAGCGTGTGGTGATAAACCATGTGCAAAGGTCATACTCTGTGACGTCGAAAGCGGCCCTTCTTTGAACGAGGATGTTTTGCTTGTGGAAAAACACTTCCAGGTTGTTAGACGTTCTCCAAAGGAGAGGCGGAAGAACAGAGAGGCAGACAACATCTTTGAAAGGGAGAAAAGAGATTATGTTTTCTGCTTGCAAAAAGGATGGGAACTTATAAAGCCTAAAAACGTTGTTGTCCTGGAGGATGATGCACTGCCAATGGCAGATTTCTTTCCATTGGTTAAAAATTTACTCTCAAGGAAGTTTGCACTCAACACTTTGTACATAAAACTCTTCCACCCGGAGCGTCTGCAGAGATATTGGAATCCAGAGCCGTATCGGATTCTGGAATGGGTGGGATTTGGCCTGTTTGTGGCTACACTTCTTCTCATCACATTCTCTCACTGTACACCTCTCTCTTTCACGCTCTCGTTTTCTCATCTTCTCTTCCTGACTCTGTATGTAATGGCCGTGGTTGAACTGGCAGGGAGGCACTATCTCCTAGAGTTCAGACGCCTCTCTCCCCAGCTTTACGCTGTGTCACCCGCTACTGAATGCTGCACCCCGGCTATGCTCTTTCCAGGCAATGCATCGGTTCGAGTCGCAGAGTACCTGGGTCAGGCTGTCTGCGCTCAGGGTAATGCAAAAGATATGGTGCTATACAAAATAGCAAGATCGACTCCAGGAGAGAGGGCACATAGCGTTGAACCCAATTTGATCAAGCATATCGGAGCTTTTTCTTCCATCAGGAGAAACCCACCTCGACCTAGAATAATTTGA